One part of the Cydia pomonella isolate Wapato2018A unplaced genomic scaffold, ilCydPomo1 PGA_scaffold_164, whole genome shotgun sequence genome encodes these proteins:
- the LOC133533432 gene encoding uncharacterized protein LOC133533432 produces MQGKPVILVLCVFSVSADIGTTVGTTVPTTPDVDAKWLEDFRRALLRGSHDYGPAAAVPSSTTSSAKSKQNASEDAVASRELGISRRDLRGPKPGDSFNDAELDGPDAPRRAFLDSLYELEDQLKPVYVQSKPNSIDPLKESRKRWNEQISEEKISQYIEENGIKRYKVHMDPKERFRNKFVGVIPRLAEEWDIRKPQKETHVGASEGKYKQHNNERIEDMYRYVDKIPYDQGKYENQRNDRLSRNEEENRPIKYGDVLDGTQFRPKSVQGVNIEQSQQYSSSSSDESASSETQERDVSEYKQESLRSRYVEDGRRNAGAGYGERFAARRDKELLADRMASSTTPCRCRSEHSPVL; encoded by the exons ATGCAAGGCAAGCCAGTTATTTTGGTCTTGTGTGTGTTTTCCGTAAGTGCGGATATTGGGACCACCGTGGGGACCACCGTGCCGACCACGCCTG ACGTCGACGCGAAGTGGCTCGAAGACTTCCGTCGAGCTCTACTCCGCGGCAGCCACGACTACGGGCCCGCGGCCGCCGTCCCGAGCAGCACAACCAGTTCAGCTAAAAGCAAACAGAATGCTTCCGAGGACGCGGTCGCGTCGCGTGAGCTCGGCATCTCTCGGCGGGATCTGCGAGGACCGAAGCCTGGAGACTCGTTTAATGATGCTGAG CTAGATGGCCCGGATGCGCCCCGAAGAGCTTTTCTAGATAGTTTGTATGAGTTGGAAGATCAACTCAAACCCGTGTATGTCCAGTCCAAACCTAATAGCATTGATCCTTTGAAGGAAAGCAGAAAAAGATGGAACGAACAGATCTCTGaagaaaaaatatcacaatataTTGAAGAAAATGGAATAAAACGGTACAAGGTGCACATGGACCCTAAAGAGAGGTTTCGAAATAAATTTGTTGGTGTCATTCCTAGGCTGGCCGAAGAATGGGACATTAGAAAACCTCAAAAAGAAACACATGTAGGCGCTTCAGAGGgtaaatataaacaacataATAATGAACGAATTGAAGACATGTATCgatatgtagataaaatacCGTATGACCAGGGTAAGTACGAAAACCAGAGAAACGATAGACTTTCAAGAAATGAGGAAGAAAATAGGCCGATTAAGTACGGTGACGTTCTTGACGGTACGCAGTTCAGACCTAAAAGTGTGCAAGGTGTTAACATCGAACAATCACAGCAGTACAGTTCTAGCAGTTCTGATGAAAGTGCTAGTTCGGAAACTCAAGAACGAGATGTCTCGGAGTATAAGCAGGAGAGTCTCCGCTCGCGATACGTGGAGGACGGGAGGAGGAACGCAGGAGCGGGATACGGTGAGCGCTTTGCAGCGAGGCGGGATAAGGAGCTGCTGGCGGATAGGATGGCCTCGTCGACCACACCTTGCAGATGCCGGTCAGAACACTCTCCCGTGCTTTAG
- the LOC133533433 gene encoding uncharacterized protein LOC133533433, with amino-acid sequence MFWSMLILVAAADACCENASLPRPDPQELQVRYVPHGIQLPTAPYPARRNPAFQARRAHFQLPPPENSQKEKENKDLFGQDPPLGPYPPLADLKGHNLSPPQIPRYQGQEFPREESLEYLTPRGQGILDGLAYRSHALEPNIPGMQNSGFYPGLQQNGGYRPLNPWYGLPVPTQPSYLLGFQQGLRPLNARYGQPVPTAMGPYPQRRLKPMQFSTTTRVQTQPAPLRDIESSTKSNKLFDSWLGAHGRDRNQPPSLEQFGPLVPPQLRSGRSPSQRQVTTDFSEERVPQISEAKGYVKPITRRTFVMHGLLWHLTETTTLSPPPLLRDEDGFMEEFEPESDDRSIFSEEHKHLPKLPPDVPNTFDNI; translated from the exons ATGTTCTGGTCAATGCTGATTCTTGTGGCCGCTGCTGACGCCTGCTGCG AGAACGCTTCTCTACCTCGCCCGGACCCCCAGGAGCTGCAAGTCCGGTATGTACCGCACGGGATCCAACTACCAACAGCGCCATACCCAGCAAGAAGGAACCCGGCATTCCAAGCTCGTAGAGCACACTTTCAACTTCCACCACCCGAAAACTCTCAAaaggaaaaagaaaataaagatttattcgGACAGGACCCTCCTCTAGGTCCCTATCCACCGCTAGCGGACCTAAAAGGCCACAATTTGTCACCTCCTCAAATACCAAGATACCAAGGTCAAGAATTTCCCAGAGAAGAAAGTTTGGAATATCTAACACCACGTGGACAAGGCATTCTAGATGGTTTAGCTTACAGATCTCACGCGTTAGAACCAAATATACCAGGGATGCAGAACTCGGGTTTCTATCCAGGGCTTCAACAAAACGGGGGGTATAGACCATTGAACCCATGGTATGGACTACCAGTGCCAACACAGCCCAGCTATCTACTAGGCTTTCAGCAAGGGCTCAGACCATTGAACGCCAGGTATGGACAGCCAGTGCCAACCGCTATGGGCCCGTACCCACAACGAAGGCTAAAGCCTATGCAATTCTCCACAACGACGAGGGTTCAAACGCAGCCTGCACCGCTGCGAGATATCGAATCCTCTACAAAGAGCAACAAG CTATTCGACAGCTGGCTAGGCGCTCATGGACGAGACCGCAACCAACCGCCGTCTCTAGAGCAGTTCGGGCCGCTGGTACCGCCGCAATTACGCAGCGGGAGGAGCCCCAGTCAGCGCCAG GTGACAACTGACTTCTCCGAGGAGAGAGTTCCGCAAATTTCCGAAGCGAAGGGCTACGTGAAGCCGATCACACGAAGGACGTTCGTGATGCATGGCCTGTTATGGCATTTAACC gaaACGACGACGCTATCGCCGCCTCCGTTGTTGAGAGACGAAGACGGATTTATGGAGGAGTTTGAACCCGAGTCGGACGACAGGTCGATTTTCAGTGAGGAACACAAACACCTGCCGAAGCTCCCTCCAGACGTACCGAACACATTCGACAATATATGA
- the LOC133533431 gene encoding uncharacterized protein LOC133533431, whose translation MPKRKYKTEDEIRRKILKLQEKLARRTNEQEHYCASEENFNDVPYSETPYTELLPYYCQPEWDTSEAQSPQPTAPCLSTAHSATSRQPSPHSAEVDNQPQPVLQLSPQPVSQLPPQPALPLPQNPGTSGENQPDDLQLDDDILQLLGDAPREETPMGPPIHKDIASRWQNILAKGLTKELKESLTKEYLIPNNCDLLLAPTLNPEVRVALHDPLVKRDTSLLYKQKQLGIALSALAAVTEMVLANETSKQKLLKPLSDACRILCDSHFTETRTRRGFIISSNAKLKQTLIDSNRDKLLFGENVSEKLKAAKTIQQSGEALKNNPPKPRYNRPNIQSTIANRGNLNFVPQHRKTDTKTNNRRAPAYSQRQMSHNNSTRRHNDRDRDRAPTTSRTAGGHHRK comes from the exons ATGCCTAAGAGGAAATATAAAACTGAAGACGAAATTCGTCGCAAGATTCTAAAGTTACAAGAAAAGCTGGCAAGAAGGACTAACGAACAGGAACATTACTGTGCATCCGAAGAAAATTTTAACG ATGTGCCGTATTCGGAAACACCTTACACTGAGTTGTTACCGTATTATTGCCAACCTGAATGGGACACATCCGAGGCACAATCGCCACAGCCGACAGCGCCCTGTCTGTCGACGGCGCACTCAGCTACGTCACGACAGCCGTCACCGCATTCCGCCGAGGTGGACAACCAGCCGCAGCCCGTCTTACAGTTGTCGCCGCAACCTGTCTCACAGTTACCACCGCAACCTGCCTTGCCGTTGCCACAAAATCCAGGTACATCAGGTGAAAATCAACCAGATGATTTGCAACTTGATGACGATATTCTTCAGTTACTAGGCGATGCCCCAAGGGAAGAAACCCCTATGGGACCGCCTATTCATAAAGATATCGCCAGTCGATGGCAAAATATTCTTGCCAAAGGCCTCACAAAGGAACTAAAGGAAAGTCTAACTAAAGAATATCTGATTCCTAATAATTGTGACCTTTTGTTGGCCCCGACTCTCAACCCGGAAGTTAGGGTGGCTTTACATGACCCCCTGGTAAAAAGAGACACGTCACTACTGTACAAGCAAAAACAACTGGGTATCGCCTTGTCCGCTTTAGCTGCAGTAACTGAGATGGTCCTTGCAAACGAGACTTCTAAACAAAAACTATTGAAACCTCTCAGTGATGCTTGCCGCATTCTCTGCGACAGCCATTTTACAGAGACTAGAACCCGCAGGGGTTTCATTATATCGTCTAAcgcaaaattaaaacagactCTGATCGACTCCAATAGGGATAAGCTGTTGTTTGGAGAAAATGTTTCGGAAAAATTGAAGGCAGCAAAAACTATTCAGCAGTCTGGCGAAGCATTAAAGAATAATCCCCCTAAACCCAGATATAATCGTCCGAATATTCAGTCAACAATTGCAAATAGGGGTAATTTAAACTTCGTGCCCCAACACCGCAAGACGGACACGAAGACCAACAACCGTCGAGCCCCTGCTTACTCGCAGAGGCAGATGTCGCACAACAACAGTACGCGACGCCACAACGATCGCGATCGCGACCGCGCACCGACGACATCGAGGACAGCGGGAGGACATCACCGGAAGTAG